The DNA segment ATGAATCAAGTCCTAATTAGGTTCAACAACACCATGAAAATCAGGTTAATTTAAAGACTAGCTAAAAAATCAAAAAGCTAGTCTTTTTTCTTATTGTATTGTTGAATACCCTCTTAATTTTGTACAATCCCAACATTCAAGCTCTACATTGGATGGAACAATTCCTTCTTCAACAAAACTGCCCGTTACTTCAATAAGAAAAGCTCTCAAAAAGACAGCCTCGCTCTTTCGCTAATGCCCCCGTTAGCTTAAGTACATTTCTTCACAAACTTTTTTAAAAATTAAGAACTGAAAAATTAGCTATTGTCCAATTAAGTTATAACGCCAATTATTGCACCCCATAAAGCTTCCTGGAGGATATTCAAATTCGCATTCAGAGATAAACTGAAAGTCAAGCTTCCTACAAATTGCATTAGAAGCAGGATTATCAATTGATGGGAATGCGTGGATGTATTTATATTTGTTCTCACTAGATGCTTCTTCAATTGCTAACTTTACCGCTTTTGTAGCTATTCCTTTCCCTTGATATAAGGGTAGAACGCTCCATCCAGTTTCATATACACTTTCATTATTCCAAGTAGTTTGCCAATAACCCACAGAACGTTCTGGTTCTAATTCTGGTAACAATTTAATGCTGAACATACGTCCTCTATTACCAAGCTGAAGATATCGTTTATGTCGATTTAAAATCTGCTCTTTACTCTCTGGACCTCCAAGATGCTGCATCATTTCTGGAGCGTTTATAAGAAAAAGTAAATCAAGGTCATTATCCTCCCAAGGTTTTATCTGAATGATATAGTTACTTGCTTCCAAATTTTCTTCATCCGCTCACTACTTATTATTTACTCTTTCTTTACGAAAGCTAAAAATCCTCTATTTAATGATATTGTTGTTTAACTAATCTGCCCGTTAGCCATTCATGCAGCGCGAAATCGACACTGCACCACAGAGAATGAAAATGGCTAAGACCGTCTATACTGTTTTAATGCTGGCGAAGAAGGTCTTTGAACTATGGTGCCTTTGAGCCCATCCGTTAGTCTGACTCCAACGACCACGGTGTACCACCGACTGTCGCACCCTTTAGGGGTAGCACTCATGGGAGATTAATCCTTTTTCTGGTTGTTGCGCCAGCTTTAACTGATTTCATTTTAATAGAAAGGTTTCACAACTCGATTTACCAGCCAATCTTATATACGTTCCTTCAAGAGGCTCAGCCTTTTTTTAAAAACTGGTTTTTCTGGGTCTATTTTTTATGCCTTTTTTCAGTTTTTATTTTCATGGGAGTTCAACAAAAAAATGACCGCCAAAGCGATCACTTTCTTTAACTCTTGCACCCGTTTGTTGAATAAGGTAATTTATTTATTATAATCTTACCAGTGTACTTGAAGTTTATTACCATTTGGGTCATAAAAGTGGAAAAAGGCATGACCATTATCTTCTTTTATATCCTCGACCTTAACTTGATTATCAATTAAGTGTTGATGAAATTTAGATAATTCTGGACTTGTAAAGCCAATGCTAAATTCTTGATCATTATCAATTGTAAAATGTGCAAATGTTTCATCTTCGGTAGGAACTAAGATAAGTAGGAAAGGTCCTTTTTTTACTTTTATAATTGCAAGTTCCTCAGTAATGTTTAGTAACTGGAGCCCTAATACATCTCTATACCATTGTGCAGACAGTTCTAAATCTTTTACAGGAATTCTAATATAATGTACTTGTTCAATAAATGATTTACTCATAGCCTTCTCTCCTTTATTTAATCTGGTAAATCAAATAGTTCCCTTTCTATATACCTTTTTCCTTCAGATTATTGAATTAGTCGAGTAGAAGGGAGCCTTCCTACCTTACGGTAAATTGTACTCCTCCCCCCTCACAGAACCGTGCTTGCGCTATTAACGCACACGGCTCTTCCTAGTTATCATTTACAGAATATAGCTTATCTCTTTTCTTAAATCATAAATATTCACTTTGATTCTTGGTGAAGGTAGTGGATATTTATTAAGGAAGAGCCTAAATTTATCCCAAGTAAAGGACTTCCTTTGGCTTCTTCTGTTTAGCCATTTAAATAGTAAATACTCGATTTTCTCTTTGAAGTTGTTAACAGTTTGGGTATTATCTGTGATGCAATAATAGTTGTAATAGCCTATAAGTGAGCGTCTAAATCTATCCATTATCGCATGAATATCTTTATTTCTATTAGTCTTCAGCCATTCTTTAGTCTCTCTTAGTTTGCCTTGGACTTTCTTCCTGCTAGATTTCCGTTTTACTCGAAATTTCCCTTGTTTGCTTTTTCCGCTATAGTGGGTAAACCCAAGGAAATCAAAGGTAGCTGGTTTACTATTCCCCTCTCGCTTTGCATTATTTTCTGCAAACCTCCCAAAGGGAATAATTTTAGTTTTATCCTCGGCTATTTCCAAATTAAACTTCTTTAATCGAAGCTTTAATGAATGGAAGAATTGCTCGGCTTCACTTTTATTCTGAAAACAACAAACAAAATCATCTGCGTATCTTACTATATATGCCTGGCCTTTACATTGTTTCCTAACCACTTTTTCAAACCATAAATCAAGAACGTAATGTAGATAGACATTGGCTAATATCGGAGATATCACTCCACCTTGCGGTGTACCATTGTCTGTCTTGAATTTCTTACCTTCCTCCATGTATCCACCTTTAAGAAACCTGTTGATTATTCTCAGAAGGTTAGGGTCAGCGATTCGGAGTTTTAAGAATTCTATCATCCATTTGTGGTCCACGTTGTCAAAGAAACTTTTGATATCCACATCCACTACATAACTAACTGACCTCTTTTCAATATAATGGTTCAGTATTTTCAGCGCATCATGGCAGTTTCGATTAGGGCGGAACCCAAATGAACAATCTAGGAAATCATTTTCATAAATGGTATTTAGTATTTTGGTAATACCCTTTTGTACAATTTTATCTTCATGTTCAGGTATCCCCAAAGGTCTTTTCTTGTTTGAATTGAGTTTTGGGATATACATTCTTCTTACTGGAACAGGGCGATAACTTTTGCTTTTAAGCCTACTTACTAAATCCTTTATGTTTTCTTCCATGTGTTCGCTGTATTGTTCTTTAGTCGTTCCGTTAATACCAGTCGCCTTTTTATTAGATAGTTCATGATGACACTGTGTTAGCGATTGCTCATTTAATAAGTGTGCAAGTGATGTGAATTTCATTTTAGGATCAGATTTTGCTAATTCTGCTATCCTTAGTAGTTTTGTTTCCATTTATTATACCTACCTCTGTGTGTAGTAAATGTGTCCCTAGTAAGGGTGATAACTGGTAGCTAGCCTTTCCTCCATCGGCATTACCCAACTTCATAGGTACTACGCTGCTATCCGACTCCCTACACGGCATTTGGTTTCCTTGCTTGTTATCGCTTGTAGGCCATACTCTTCTATAAAGTAGAAGAGACCGGTAGGGTCTCCCGAGTTGCCGTATCATATCAATGTGTAACGTGCCAAGGTCTCTGACTCCAGAGAGGTTTTATCCTTCTCGCCTTTGACGAAGGATAAAATGTTGCTTTCTGCACGCAGGTAAGTCATCAGCCCTCTCGGTTTACTAACGTTTATGGAGCTCAATCCCTTCAACCATTTGGCTTTCGGCCCGCCACCTAACTGTCTACGCTTAAAGACCAAAGTTACCTATAGTCCTCCAAGACTCGCTACGAGCGAATGGCTAGTTCTTACTCGGCGGGAATCCCACCCGCTATATGATACGACCTAGGCTCGGCCGCACACCTGCTACCGTTACTTCAATAAGAAAATGCGATTCCTCAATATTAAGAATCGCAACCATTAGTTGAGCAAAAAGGTTATGATGCAAGAAGTGGTGGAAATCCAGCTCGGCTCCATAACCATAATGGAGTATGTACATCAATTGGTGCTAATCCACTTCCAGCTAGTGCAGTTTCCCAAGCAGTAGCAACCGCTTGTCTATCATCTGCTCCACCATTTAAAACTTCTTCTGTACATAAACCTAATTTAACCGTAGCTTTTAAAATGTGTGTATCTGGTGCAATGGTGATTAATTCACGAGATTTCCACGAAACGTTTGTATAACTTTCCAAAACATATAACCAATAATTAAAAATTTTAGGTCCAGAGAGATAAGGAAAATCTGATTTTCTTGTTCCTTGCATCATTGCCTTTAGAGGAGCGATGTCAGATTGAACAAACTCAACCAATCCTTGCACATCTCCTTTTTCCGAAGATTCCACAATCCCTTTGGCTACACGTTTCCAAATTTCAGGATGGCGGTTTGGTTGCAATCCTACACGATGAAGAAGTAATGCTTCTCGAAGTTGCTCTATATTGCTATTAGCTGCAAGAGTCGGTTCAAAAATCCATTTGGTATTTGAATCTTGATACGCTTTTACAACAGATTCCCATAACGTGTATGAATTTCGCTGATAATTTAACGCCATTGCCAATGTTAAAACATTCATCATTTCTTCTTCTGTAACAACACCAAACAAAACATCTTCAGGCATTATTTCGCCGCCTAAAAGTCCATTTTCGTGCATTTGTACTAAAGTATTTACACTTTTTAAAAAGGTAGCATTATTTCTCACTATGTATCCCCCAAAAAACTATGTTATCTTAATTATTCTCTAATGATTGATAGACTCCTTCTTTCACTAACCTGCTTACTTTAGTTTAATAAAAACAGCCACCAAAATAGCAGCTGGATTTTCAATTCTTGCACGGTTGAGAATCCGAAATATTATAAACTCCGTTCTCTGTAGCAAAATAAGGTTTAGGTGCAGTTAATAGAATTCCTGTACTTATTTTAGTAATAAATTTGGATTTTAGATTATAAATTTGAAGTAAATATCATGTTATTGGTGGGAGAATAAATGAGGTATGTTTTTGATCAAGGGGAAATTATAGAAGAATCAAAGGTTTCGGTTAGCATAAGAAATAAAGGATTAAATTATGGTTTAGGATGCTTCGAGGGAATTAGAGCTTTTTGGAATGAAAGTTTAAACCAATTGTTTATTTTCCGAATCTACGACCATTATAGACGGTTCCATGCCTCTGGTAATTCTCTTCATATCCACATTCCGTATTCAACAATAGAATTAATTCATTGGACAATTCAATTATTAAGAAAAAATAATGTCCGCGAAGATGTCTATATACGACCTATATGCTTTAAAGGGGCAAATATGCTTCGTCCTGACTTATTAGATCCCTATAATAGGGTAAGCATTTATAGCACAGAATTAGAATATATGCCTAAGCCAGCTTTAAAGGTTGGTGTTTCTTCATGGAATCGTACTGGTAATAATATGATTCCACCACAGGCAAAATCAACGGGAAACTATTTAAATTCTGGATTAGCTACTTCAGAAGCAAATTTAAATGGTTTTGATGAAGCTATTTTTTTGAATGATAAGGGGAATGTAAGTGAGGGACCAGGCGAAAACATTTTTATTGTAAAAAATAACAAACTGATTACCCCGCCAATATCCGATAATATACTAGCAGGAATTACGCGTGATACTGTCATACAAATGGCTAAAAATGAATTTCAATTGCCTGTTCTGGAACAAAGTCTGTCAAGAACTGAACTATACAGTGCTGATGAAGTATTTTTTACTGGCACAGCTATAGGTATTAAACCGATAATAAATATTGATAACAGGATTATTGGAAAAGGTAGTGAAGGAACTATTACTAAAAATATCCGTTTTCATTATGAAAATATTGTCAAAGGAAACAACCCAAATTATTTAGGTTATTTTACACCGGTGTATTAGGTGGATATCAAAAGAAATTTCTTCCAAATGGATATTTGGAAATAGAGACAAAAATATTAAAAAATATTCGGCTCATTAGCGATAAGGACTTAGTGTTTTGTAGTTGCTAAGTCCTTTTTCTGTTTTTAGTCTGATCCCAGAATAGGACTGGCTTCTTTATACAGATAGGTAAGGTTTTGAAGTTATCGCCACCTTTTCCCCCCGTTCACACCGTACATGAGACTTTCACCTCATACGGCGTTCCAACTAATCCAATTCGATATAATCATCAACACTTCAGAAATTCTTGCCCCTTCCGTGTCTCAATTCTTCCGTTTTAATAAGTCGGTGCCTCCCGTAGGAGGTGAACCTCTATTAGTCTCACAAGAACCTTATTAACCGATAAAGATTTGCCTTGCATGATTAAATGATTCTTCATTAGTCTAGTGGCTATCCCTCTAGGCTGATTAGACCTTTCATTGGTACTGTACCACCACTTTCACTGACATAAAGACAAGTTATACAATAACTAATGTCATTATTGCTTTCCTTGCCAACGCTTCTTCGGGAGTAAGCCCTCCACGTTATCAGCTTACAACGTTGAATTATATCTATTATAGAATGAACTTAGGTGCTTCCTGTAAGCCTGTTAGCATTCATACGCCTGTAACGTATCATGGATTTTCATATTAGCTAGTTTTACTCATCCACATCTAACCTCACAATTTGGTGATATACACATTTCTATGTATCGCAGGTATAGACCCGTACATTCAGAAGTTCGTCAGCTTAACCTTTTCTTTTAGGTTTATTTGCATTCTCACCATATTCATTCAACTCAAGCATCATGATTTACACCACCCCATCGGGTAGGCTTTCGTCAGCTTAACCGGTTACGGTAAATTCTCACGCCTTTTCGCCGAGCTTATAACACTTTCATTCTTACTAAATCTAGTGCTATTCGACTAAGAGAGAACCCTTCAAGGCGTTACCCTATCATTTGATTCTTCGATATAACCCTTCAGTTCTGAAGGAACTGCCTTGCCTTTACCAGAGTGATGTAACCATCCTCCATTTAAACTAGGAACATTTCGCACAACTAAACTGCACCATTACTTCAATAAGAAAAAAGGACCGCAGCATTTACGATCCTTCTTAAACTCTTGCACCTGTTAGCCGAAAAAGCCCCTGTCCTGCTCTTTTTAATGTTTAGCGGGTGTATTTATCCTCGAAACGATAAAAGCCCTCTTGGGATTCTTGTGAGCTTACTTTAGGTTTGTGCGAAATAGGATTGCTTTAGATTTAGCTACAATTTCTTGTTTATTGTTATAAATCGAACACTCCGTATGAATTAAAGTTTTGCCCTGTTTTTCAATTTTGGCATTTGCCATCAAGTATGTACCAGTAGCGGGTTTCAAAAAAGAAACATTTAAATCAACGGTTACAGCTTGTTGTATACCATCTTCATTTGCTGGTAACAAGTTTGATACGGCTACATCAGCCAATGAAGAAATGATACCACCATGTATAACCCCTGCACTATTAATGAATAGGTCCTGAACTGGCAATATAATTTGCAAATTATTATCATCAAGCTTTTCGTATTTCAAACCTAAAAATTCGTCAAATGGCTGTTTTATAAACATCTCATACACCTCTTATATATTTAATTTAACGCTACATTACATATTTTTTTAAGTTCTTAAACAATCCTGCCCCGTTACTTTAAGTACAAAACTTCACAATCTCTTCTAAACTCTAACATATATATCCAATTTTCTTTAAAGTGTTATTCAATTAAATGGCCCAATTATTTAATAATGGATGCGGTCGAATTCTCCTCCACTAAACCAACTGTTGTTGGGGAATTTCCGCAATAATATGCGTTAATTCATAAAATAAGCGTTAATCCTTCTTCGATCAACGCCCCTGTTTATCAATTAATATCTCTTCATAAAGGTAAGCATTTTATTTAAAGCTTCTTGTGCTGATTTTGTATTAAAATTAAGAGAATAGGGATCACTAAATCCGTGTTTCCCATTCAATTTATGTATTTCTATATTTCTTTTATCTAGAATTGAAATTAACTCATCAACTAAGAAGGACTGTTCTTCTTGTGGAAAGAATAAAATTGTAGGGATTAACGGGACTACTTCTATGTAATTTCGAATTCTCGAACCATAATATCCAACTATCCCATTGAGATAATCTTCTTCACTACACAACCAAGCAACAGTTGCCCCAACACTAAATCCAATAATATATATCTTTTGGTATTCATTTTTAAAAGTTAATAAAATATCTTTTATTTTTTGTACAGCATTAGAGAAACCCACATTCTCCATAAAATTTTGATAGGCAACTTTCTCTTCTGCATAATCAAATGGTTGTTCACGTTCTAGTAAATTAGGACAAATAACATCAAAGCCCTGTAATGATAATTTTTCACATATACTCTCCATATGTTGATTAATGCCGTAAATTTCGTGAATTACAATGACCAAGCTATCTGTTTTATTCAGTATCTGAATCATATTGTTCCCCTTGAATAGACTTTAAAAAAATATCATAAGTATTATATCGTTCTTTAAGTAAGCACCCATTAGCTTAAGAAGATTTTTCTTTACCACTAACCAACTTACAATTGTTTAAAGGACAACTAGTTTCTATTATGGATCCTATGTTTTTATCAGTCCTAATAAAACTTAAGTATCTTGAACCATGAAATGCAAGCTCTCCATAATTCCCTTCAACAAGCATACCGTATTCTGTATCATTCACCTTCATTTCCATCCTATCCCCACTTTCTACTTCGAAAGTAACAAAGTAATCGCTATAGGCCCTGTGTTCCTCTCCTCCTTGTACAGTTGTCCTTTTTGCAACCATTTTACCTTGTACCTTTAATTTTGGAGAGTGGTTATCCTTATTCCATTGTGTAATACTCTTAATAAGTGTTACCAAAATAGTAGATATCACTATAACAAATATGATCCCGATAAAAATAGGACCAAAATGAAATATTAAATCCTCGACTCCCATCATTAAACCCCTCCTATGTATTAATTTACTATATTTTAACATTTGGATTTTTGTATTTAATTTCCCGAATTTTCTTACTTTCACTATAACTATTATCTTTTTTCTACTATCCTGGCCGTTTGTTCAACAAGAAAATAGGGACCGATGTAGCTATAATTGGAGTAGTCCCATCTTTTTATCTCTAGCCCCCTCTTTAATAAAATAAGAAAGAAAATGTTAAAAGCTCATAATTATTTCATACCAAAAAGGGATTTCCTTTATATTTTGAAAATCAATTTCTTGTTGTTTCTTAAAGCGGAATTCTACTAAAAAATAGTCCAATAGATTTCACCATAATATATAATATCAGTCAGCCATACAGACATAATTGGATTTCCTTTTTCAAAGGGCATAGAAGGAATATATCTATGGCCGTTAATGGGTATCAGTTTTGGTGCTTTTTTATTATTGATTTTTGCAATATTAATTGCATCCTATAAAATGGATGGCTTTATTATCATTAATCCTTTGATCTCATATAAGGCAAGAGGATCAAGTTTAAGAAAAGTAAAAACTGATGCCATTGCTGCCTACCTCCTCTGTGAGTTGTTCTATAAAGAGGAATTAGAACCTTATAAAAAGCGTGGTGTTCTGTTATTGAACCTTCGTAATCTCACAAGACAACATGAAAATATAACTGGCGTGATGATACAAACAAAACTTCAATTTCAGGCAGTGCTTGAACAAGTTTTCCCTGAATATATAGGGGGTCTTTGGAGATTTATATTCTGTGGTGTCGCTCTTAACTCTTTCAGAGTTTCCCTCTTCAGAAGACATTATGAAGGCTAGTGAAGAAACAATTACAGACAAAATAAATGAATTATGTAAAAGTCGATCAATCAGGTGGGCAAAAGAAAGAGCGATTAAACTTAAAGCTGCGGCAGCCCGTAACCCTTTTGAAAAGATAGTTTATCAGAGTCATATTTTAAGCCTTGGTATGCATTTAAACATGATTCTTCAGTATAAAGAGCATCTATCAAAGTTAGAGTCGGAGATAGATGCCCTCGCTAAAGAAATTGAAGAATATAATATCATCAAATCTATCCCTGGTATCGGAGAAAAGATCGCTGCAACAATCATTTCTGAAATTGGGGAAATAGATCGATTTAATGACCCAAAAAAGCTTGTAGCATTCGCTGGAGTCGATCCAAGTGTTTTTGAATCTGGTAAATTTTCTGCTACTAAAAATCGAATAAAAGAGGATCTAGTAGACTTAGACATGCCTTGTATATGGCGGTTCGTTGTGCCATTCGTGATTGTCGTAAAAAGAAAACAACTGATGAAATCATCCCACGAAACAAAAGAATGCGAGAGTTTTACGACAAGAAACGTGAAGAAGGAAAGCCTTTTAAAGTAGCTGTAATAGCATGTGTAAATAAGCTCTTACATTGGATATTTGCCCTTTTAAAGAACAAAACTACTTTCCAAGATATAGCTTAGAACCTAAATCTAACTAAATATCACAAAACCTTCCAAAATTAGACTAACTGAGGGTTATTTGGCATGCACATTTTTAGTATAGCATGAGATATTTAAAGTTTTTAATGAAAAATATTGACAAACTATTAGCTGGTTTAGCGTGAGTACATTTTTTCAAAAACTTTATTTCATCTTAACATATATATCCAATTATGAAGTGATTTCTTAGCATTTTTTGTAAGATAATTTGCCTATAAAATTGAGGGTAAAATTGTAGGGGTACAACAGCCATTTTACCCCTACAATTTGCGGTGCAATTTCCTATACAAATTTCCATATAATTTCCCCACAAATGGGTTTAAACCAATGAAAAAAGCGTATCATTTTCATATGCAAATTGACACGCATTTTAACTTACATTTTTAATGTTTGCGATAGGAAACGGAACCCGTTACCGTTTTTCGGTGCTCTTTTGACATTTATTTTAGGTCTTAAGAAGTAGCCTACTCCTTATTTGATGGCATTTGTCAACCGCCTACTATACAAGTCGCACTTGAACTTCCTACAGTAGAGTTTAATT comes from the Neobacillus sp. PS2-9 genome and includes:
- a CDS encoding GNAT family N-acetyltransferase — translated: MEASNYIIQIKPWEDNDLDLLFLINAPEMMQHLGGPESKEQILNRHKRYLQLGNRGRMFSIKLLPELEPERSVGYWQTTWNNESVYETGWSVLPLYQGKGIATKAVKLAIEEASSENKYKYIHAFPSIDNPASNAICRKLDFQFISECEFEYPPGSFMGCNNWRYNLIGQ
- a CDS encoding VOC family protein, whose product is MSKSFIEQVHYIRIPVKDLELSAQWYRDVLGLQLLNITEELAIIKVKKGPFLLILVPTEDETFAHFTIDNDQEFSIGFTSPELSKFHQHLIDNQVKVEDIKEDNGHAFFHFYDPNGNKLQVHW
- the ltrA gene encoding group II intron reverse transcriptase/maturase, with product METKLLRIAELAKSDPKMKFTSLAHLLNEQSLTQCHHELSNKKATGINGTTKEQYSEHMEENIKDLVSRLKSKSYRPVPVRRMYIPKLNSNKKRPLGIPEHEDKIVQKGITKILNTIYENDFLDCSFGFRPNRNCHDALKILNHYIEKRSVSYVVDVDIKSFFDNVDHKWMIEFLKLRIADPNLLRIINRFLKGGYMEEGKKFKTDNGTPQGGVISPILANVYLHYVLDLWFEKVVRKQCKGQAYIVRYADDFVCCFQNKSEAEQFFHSLKLRLKKFNLEIAEDKTKIIPFGRFAENNAKREGNSKPATFDFLGFTHYSGKSKQGKFRVKRKSSRKKVQGKLRETKEWLKTNRNKDIHAIMDRFRRSLIGYYNYYCITDNTQTVNNFKEKIEYLLFKWLNRRSQRKSFTWDKFRLFLNKYPLPSPRIKVNIYDLRKEISYIL
- a CDS encoding branched-chain amino acid transaminase; translated protein: MRYVFDQGEIIEESKVSVSIRNKGLNYGLGCFEGIRAFWNESLNQLFIFRIYDHYRRFHASGNSLHIHIPYSTIELIHWTIQLLRKNNVREDVYIRPICFKGANMLRPDLLDPYNRVSIYSTELEYMPKPALKVGVSSWNRTGNNMIPPQAKSTGNYLNSGLATSEANLNGFDEAIFLNDKGNVSEGPGENIFIVKNNKLITPPISDNILAGITRDTVIQMAKNEFQLPVLEQSLSRTELYSADEVFFTGTAIGIKPIINIDNRIIGKGSEGTITKNIRFHYENIVKGNNPNYLGYFTPVY
- a CDS encoding PaaI family thioesterase, producing MFIKQPFDEFLGLKYEKLDDNNLQIILPVQDLFINSAGVIHGGIISSLADVAVSNLLPANEDGIQQAVTVDLNVSFLKPATGTYLMANAKIEKQGKTLIHTECSIYNNKQEIVAKSKAILFRTNLK
- a CDS encoding dienelactone hydrolase family protein; the protein is MIQILNKTDSLVIVIHEIYGINQHMESICEKLSLQGFDVICPNLLEREQPFDYAEEKVAYQNFMENVGFSNAVQKIKDILLTFKNEYQKIYIIGFSVGATVAWLCSEEDYLNGIVGYYGSRIRNYIEVVPLIPTILFFPQEEQSFLVDELISILDKRNIEIHKLNGKHGFSDPYSLNFNTKSAQEALNKMLTFMKRY
- a CDS encoding DUF2500 domain-containing protein, whose translation is MKVRKFGKLNTKIQMLKYSKLIHRRGLMMGVEDLIFHFGPIFIGIIFVIVISTILVTLIKSITQWNKDNHSPKLKVQGKMVAKRTTVQGGEEHRAYSDYFVTFEVESGDRMEMKVNDTEYGMLVEGNYGELAFHGSRYLSFIRTDKNIGSIIETSCPLNNCKLVSGKEKSS